From one Bacteroidota bacterium genomic stretch:
- the ubiE gene encoding bifunctional demethylmenaquinone methyltransferase/2-methoxy-6-polyprenyl-1,4-benzoquinol methylase UbiE, protein MMKNKVADKSDFRLSKKDVGEMFNSISEKYDCLDHIMSLGIDRRWRKLVVKILKEDMPETILDIATGTADLAITTAKILKPKRIIGIDIASKMIDVGKIKVFSEGVADIVELMQGDAEQLDFEDNSFDAVMVSFGVRNFEDLAKGLSEMNRVLKKGGKAVILEFSLPENIFIKWFYLLYFNKVVPFIGGLISKNKLAYKYLPGSVSEFPYGENFLNIMSDNGFKYVNCKKLNQGICSIYTGKK, encoded by the coding sequence ATGATGAAAAACAAAGTAGCTGATAAATCAGATTTTCGTTTAAGTAAAAAAGATGTAGGCGAAATGTTTAATTCAATTTCGGAAAAATATGATTGCTTGGATCACATAATGTCTCTTGGAATTGATAGGAGATGGAGGAAACTGGTCGTAAAAATATTAAAAGAGGATATGCCTGAAACTATTCTTGATATTGCTACAGGCACTGCCGATTTGGCAATAACAACAGCCAAAATTCTTAAACCAAAGAGAATTATAGGGATAGATATAGCTTCAAAAATGATTGATGTAGGAAAAATAAAAGTTTTTTCAGAGGGTGTGGCTGATATTGTAGAACTAATGCAAGGTGATGCTGAACAACTGGATTTTGAAGATAACAGCTTTGATGCAGTTATGGTATCTTTCGGAGTTAGAAATTTTGAAGATCTCGCCAAAGGTTTAAGTGAAATGAACAGAGTTTTGAAAAAAGGTGGTAAGGCTGTAATTCTTGAGTTTTCATTACCTGAAAATATTTTTATAAAATGGTTTTATTTACTATACTTCAATAAGGTTGTACCTTTTATTGGAGGATTAATTTCAAAAAATAAATTAGCATACAAATATTTACCAGGCTCAGTGTCGGAATTTCCTTATGGGGAAAACTTTTTAAATATTATGAGTGATAATGGATTTAAGTATGTAAATTGTAAAAAATTAAATCAAGGAATTTGTTCAATATACACAGGAAAAAAATAA